In Notamacropus eugenii isolate mMacEug1 chromosome 1, mMacEug1.pri_v2, whole genome shotgun sequence, one genomic interval encodes:
- the UBAP1 gene encoding ubiquitin-associated protein 1 isoform X1, with protein sequence MASKKSSSDFHGTFSYLDDVPFKIGDKFKTPAKVGLPIGFSLPDCLQAVREIQYDFSLEKKTIEWAEDIKKIQEAQWEAERKAEETESTVNSKSGPEGDSKMGFSKTHCPTTMPPPINPILASLQHNNILTPTRVSSSAIKQKVLSPPHTKADFNPADFECEEDPFDNMELKTIDEKEELRNILVGTTGPIVAQILDNNLPKGGSGSVLQDQEVLASLERAALDFKPLHKPNGFITLPQLGNCEKMSLSSKVSLPPITAVSNIKSLSFPKLDSDDSEQKTAKLASTFHSTTCLRNGTFLNSLKPCSQNDASELNGYLGVGLSALNLDSGKETPALSPSSQLPSLSVLSVCTEESSLPNTVLTVTPHNVRTSQVPNTPSCPQGSSTSTYLDLQALSPSERQCVETVVNMGYSYDCVLKAMKKKGENIEQVLDYLFAHGQLCEKGFDPILVEEALEMYQCSEEKTTEFLQLMSKFKEMGFELKDIKEVLLLHNNDQDNALEDLMARAGAS encoded by the exons ATGGCTTCTAAGAAGTCGAGTTCAGATTTTCATG GAACTTTCAGTTATCTTGATGATGTCCCATTTAAGATAGGAGACAAATTCAAAACACCAGCTAAAGTTGGTCTGCCTATTGGATTCTCCTTACCTGATTGTTTACAAGCTGTCAGAGAAATACAA TATGACTTttccttggaaaaaaaaacaatcgaGTGGGCAGAAGACATTAAGAAAATCCAGGAAGCGCAATGGGAAGCTGAGAGAAAGGCTGAAGAAACCGAATCCACAGTAAATTCCAAGAGTGGCCCAGAGGGTGACAGCAAAATGGGTTTCTCAAAGACACACTGCCCAACCACAATGCCACCTCCCATTAACCCCATCCTTGCCAGCttacagcacaacaatattcTCACCCCAACCCGTGTCAGCAGCAGTGCCATAAAACAGAAGGTTCTCAGCCCTCCCCATACAAAGGCAGACTTCAACCCCGCTGACTTTGAATGTGAAGAGGATCCATTTGATAACATGGAATTAAAAACTATTGATGAGAAAGAAGAACTGAGAAACATTCTTGTTGGTACAACTGGACCTATTGTGGCTCAGATCTTAGACAATAACTTACCCAAAGGAGGGTCTGGGTCTGTGTTGCAGGACCAGGAAGTCTTGGCATCCCTGGAAAGGGCTGCACTGGATTTCAAGCCCCTTCACAAACCCAATGGCTTTATCACTTTACCACAATTAGGTAATTGTGAAAAGATGTCACTGTCTTCCAAAGTGTCCCTCCCTCCTATTACTGCTGTGAGCAATATCaagtctctttccttccccaaactCGACTCAGATGACAGTGAGCAGAAGACAGCAAAACTTGCAAGCACTTTTCACAGCACCACCTGCCTCCGTAATGGCACTTTCTTGAATTCCTTAAAACCCTGCTCCCAGAACGATGCTAGTGAACTCAATGGATACCTTGGGGTGGGACTTTCAGCTTTAAATTTGGACAGTGGCAAGGAAACACCAGCACTATCCCCCTCATCCCAGCTGCCTTCCTTGTCTGTTTTGTCAGTGTGTACAGAAGAGTCATCACTTCCAAATACAGTGCTGACG GTCACGCCTCACAATGTCAGGACATCGCAAGTGCCCAACACCCCCAGCTGTCCCCAGGGCTCAAGTACATCAACCTATTTGGACCTGCAAGCACTGTCCCCCAGTGAGCGGCAATGTGTGGAGACAGTGGTCAACATGGGCTACTCATATGATTGTGTCTTGAAAGCcatgaagaagaaaggggaaaatatagaGCAG GTTCTTGACTATTTGTTTGCACATGGACAGCTCTGTGAAAAGGGCTTTGATCCTATTCTGGTAGAAGAAGCTTTGGAAATGTACCAGTGTTCAGAGGAAAAG